One genomic window of Augochlora pura isolate Apur16 chromosome 5, APUR_v2.2.1, whole genome shotgun sequence includes the following:
- the LOC144470007 gene encoding hsp70-binding protein 1, translating into MGAAHATKVTGKMERSQRSGTDGKVEAQTNASSSSRPLSIQAAPSTNNTESHNTVMPKQPRQPKNMQGLLKYALEAANTEDSGDKPQFTPMDEERQRFLAEALSSLSCNVIEELQKGIKVLSNVVDLCPDDDTSQQEEALEGIADYVDNVDIANDFYKIGGFSIFGPCLNSPHSNIRWRAADVIAELTQNNPFCQDKFLETGLFPVLLKIIDTDPVEIVRIKALYAVSCLVREHSASLKHMEKYEGYSVLLRAMQSPVKKLQIKSAFLLCSLCYKENMDDLKLTLINMGFIEQATGLLANNELIPDIRDQLLNILDGLTNNNFLPALKECKRPELCLQTTLDRCIKELQQDENLDQLDVCYRILKKVFSEDDAGQER; encoded by the exons atgGGAGCAGCACATGCGACGAAGGTTACAGGAAAAATGGAAAG ATCACAACGTTCAGGTACAGATGGCAAAGTGGAGGCTCAAACAAATGCAAGTAGTAGTTCAAGACCCTTATCTATTCAAGCTGCTCCAAGTACAAATAATACCGAGTCACACAATACAGTAATGCCGAAACAACCTAGGCAGCCAAAAAATATGCAAGGATTGCTAAAATATGCTTTGGAAGCAGCTAATACTGAAGATTCTGGTGACAAACCTCAGTTTACTCCGATGGATGAAGaa AGACAACGGTTTTTAGCAGAGGCTCTCTCCTCCTTGTCATGTAATGTTATTGAAGAATTACAGAAAGGTATCAAAGTATTGTCGAATGTAGTCGATCTTTGTCCAGACGATGATACCTCACAGCAGGAAGAGGCTCTAGAGGGAATAGCAGATTATGTGGATAATGTAGATATTGCAAATGACTTCTATAAAATTGGAGGATTTTCCATTTTTGGTCCCTGTTTGAATTCTCCACATAGCAATATTAGATGGAGAGCAGCAGATGTCATAGCTGAATTAACTCAAAATAATCCCTTTTGTCAAGATAAATTTCTCGAAACTGGTCTGTTCCctgtattattgaaaattatagacACAGATCCTGTGGAAATTGTCAGAATCAAAGCTTTGTATGCTGTATCTT gtTTAGTTCGTGAACATTCTGCATCTTTAAAACATATGGAAAAGTATGAAGGTTATTCTGTACTTTTGAGAGCTATGCAAAGTCCAGTGAAAAAACTGCAGATTAAATCTGCTTTCCTCTTATGTTCTCTCtgttataaagaaaatatggaTGACTTGAAACTGACATTAATTAACATGGGTTTCATTGAACAAGCAACTGGATTATTAGccaataatgaattaattccTGATATTAg ggATCAGTTGTTGAACATTCTTGATGGTTTgaccaataataattttctcccAGCCTTAAAGGAATGCAAGCGCCCAGAACTTTGTTTACAAACCACATTGGATCGCTGCATAAAAGAGTTACAGCAAGATGAAAATTTGGATCAATTAGATGTATGTTATAGAATCTTAAAGAAGGTTTTCTCTGAGGATGACGCAGGTCAGGAGAGAtag